One window from the genome of Gemmatimonadaceae bacterium encodes:
- a CDS encoding tetratricopeptide repeat protein: MADRTLDDHRARYAALEARLDAPSAATERDALKTEIVALFKTVEQEVAELAQLKDEIRTLVDKWKSLVASQSLAPEFSAARPVVHADHIGASTFIEKGWSRLSLGDYDGAEAALHKAIELSPNDPQSEALLGWAQMLQEKYDDALMMFQKVLMREPTNALARINVGYICLKKGIFGEAIEHLSKAIRLDNDKKATLYAHFYLGLVYLERDMFEDAQTFFQKTIALGPNLIEAHYELGRAYWFNGQRDEAMEAWRGGFAQNKFNPWGKRCADVLKTVEEGGEP, from the coding sequence ATGGCTGATCGGACTCTGGACGACCACCGGGCCCGGTACGCGGCGCTCGAGGCGCGGCTCGACGCGCCCTCGGCGGCCACCGAACGGGACGCGCTCAAGACCGAGATCGTGGCCCTGTTCAAGACGGTGGAACAGGAGGTGGCCGAGCTGGCGCAGCTCAAGGACGAGATCAGGACGCTGGTGGACAAGTGGAAGAGCCTGGTGGCCAGTCAGTCGCTGGCCCCCGAGTTCAGCGCCGCGCGGCCGGTGGTGCACGCCGATCACATCGGGGCGTCGACGTTCATCGAGAAGGGGTGGAGCCGGTTGTCGCTGGGCGATTACGACGGCGCCGAGGCGGCGCTGCACAAGGCGATCGAGCTGTCGCCCAACGACCCGCAGTCGGAGGCGTTGCTCGGCTGGGCGCAGATGCTGCAGGAGAAGTACGACGACGCGCTGATGATGTTCCAGAAGGTGTTGATGCGCGAGCCGACGAATGCGCTGGCGCGCATCAACGTGGGCTACATCTGCCTGAAGAAGGGGATCTTCGGCGAGGCGATCGAGCACCTGTCCAAGGCGATCCGGCTGGACAACGACAAGAAGGCCACGCTGTACGCGCACTTCTATCTCGGGCTCGTGTATCTGGAGCGGGACATGTTCGAGGACGCGCAGACGTTCTTCCAGAAGACGATCGCGCTGGGGCCCAATCTGATCGAGGCGCACTACGAGCTGGGGCGGGCGTACTGGTTCAACGGGCAGCGGGACGAGGCGATGGAGGCGTGGCGCGGCGGGTTCGCGCAGAACAAGTTCAATCCATGGGGCAAGCGCTGCGCGGACGTGTTGAAGACGGTCGAGGAGGGGGGCGAGCCGTAG